The Dermochelys coriacea isolate rDerCor1 chromosome 12, rDerCor1.pri.v4, whole genome shotgun sequence genome has a window encoding:
- the RPL13 gene encoding 60S ribosomal protein L13, with translation MAPSRNGMILKPHFHKDWQRRVATWFNQPARKIRRRKARQAKARRIAPRPVSGPIRPIVRCPTVRYHTKVRAGRGFTLEELRMAGIHKRVARTIGISVDPRRRNKSTESLQANVQRLKEYRSKLILFPRKPSAPKKGDSSPEELKMATQLSGPVMPIRNVYKKEKARVISEDEKNFKAFASLRMARANARLFGIRAKRAKEAAEQDVEKKK, from the exons ATGGCACCCAGTCGAAATGGCATGATCTTGAAACCCCATTTCCACAAAGATTGGCAGAGACGAGTTGCCACATGGTTTAACCAGCCTGCTAGGAAGATCCGCAG GAGGAAGGCCCGTCAGGCAAAGGCTCGTCGCATTGCTCCACGCCCAGTGTCAGGGCCAATCCGACCCATTGTGAGGTGTCCCACTGTTAGGTACCACACGAAAGTTCGTGCTGGCAGAGGATTCACCTTGGAAGAGCTGAGA ATGGCTGGCATCCATAAAAGGGTTGCCCGGACTATTGGGATCTCTGTGGATCCCAGGCGACGCAACAAGTCTACAGAATCCCTGCAGGCCAACGTGCAGAGACTGAAGGAGTATCGCTCCAAACTTATCCTCTTCCCAAGGAAGCCCTCTGCACCCAAGAAGGGAGACAGCTCT CCAGAAGAACTCAAGATGGCAACTCAGCTCTCTGGACCTGTTATGCCAATCAGGAAC gtttacaaaaaggaaaaggcCCGTGTTATCTCTGAGGATGAGAAGAACTTTAAAGCCTTTGCCAGCCTGCGTATGGCCCGGGCAAATGCCCGTCTCTTTGGAATCCGTGCTAAACGAGCCAAGGAAGCAGCAGAGCAGGATGTGGAGAAGAAGAAATGA